From Cucumis melo cultivar AY chromosome 3, USDA_Cmelo_AY_1.0, whole genome shotgun sequence:
CTAAATACTTTATATTTCTTGATGTCTCATCTTTTTTGGCAAATTTCTTGATATGCGatttaaagaaaaaggtttaaataccaaataattttcttttgaaaagataaatagAGCAAAAACGATTATGAGGCCGAAAGGAGAGTTGAAAGCCCAATGTGGAATGATGAACCCAAATgctatattattattgttgttgttgttgttgttgttctcaATCTTATCATTATACCCTACGAACAATTCAATCTTAGTTCCTTCGTATATTACCTGTACTAATATATTCAGAAAATTATGCAGCCATACTTGCAAGTATTTTATGActtgtttcttttgttttgtaatcaggtttctttaaaataaatgattttctatctaataatatatatacagaGTCATACAATTATACCCTTGCTTTCACTGATTAAACAGAAATAAGATTTAAAAAGTTAAAGATAGATATATAGATAAAATATAGGAAAATTGTAAAGAAGGATAGAATtgataaaatataacaaaatttcacaGAAATGGTAGATTAACGAGAGAAGTTTTCTTTGAAATCACttttattgaaattttagattaacGAGAGAAGTTTTCTTTGAAATCACTTTTATAATCCACCATTGACTGTAGTTATCAAAGTGGGCACTTCCCATTGGAagtttaaaaatttcaaaatgacATTAGTTTACGATTATaagattaaattaatttttacgAATTTTTCAATcactattaaaattaataaaaaatttattttaaatgagaaacttttcaaaatacttacaaatgtaacaaaatatcacGATCTATTTTATAATAGACCATGATAGATTACTATTGTATCTATATCACATGACACAAATAGTAATCTATCTCGTAATgtaatattttagaatattttgtatgaaaatagccttaaaaaaaatttcatcatAATTGTTCTCAATTAATTGATTAGAAATAAGTGAGCATCTGTAAAGAATTTAGGGTAAAAGTGTGAAACAAAACTTGAAATTCAAAGTAAAAATGCGATAATTAGAAATGTTAGGACCGAACGGAAAGCAATAGAATACAATCATCAATACTATTTACCTTTCGATCAACAAAATTACAGGATGCCATCTACAAAAGTTCAAACAATTTCCAATGTTTCACTCTGCTCTGTTTTAATCAATCACTCCATTCACAATAGAAATCAAATATGAATCATGAAGTCCACAAGGACAACACTACCAAAACTACAATAGAATTACCCAAAGAAATAAGGATAGTTTTTCACCATTTGTATTTCTACAATACTTTGTATAATATCAAAATGTGGGCTTCACTTCAATGCTTACCGTGGCGGCAAGGTAAAAGTCCATGACTAAGAAGGAGAATGGCAGCCTTCCTAAGATTTCACGCAGACAATGGATTGTTGGGATGTAGGGCTTCTTGAAGAGTTTTCACTGCACTATCATAAGATACAAACCCCATAAACCAGAACTCGTGATTGTCAATGGAGATAACCTGTATGAACTTTTCAGCTGGTTTCGCTTTGCTTGTTGATGGGTTGACTGCTTTTAGGTGATGTagtgggatcaccacctatcaTATAACAGAAGATACAGGTGAGATTTTCAATCAATTTTCTTACAAACTAGGAGATATACAAGGCAGAAATGGTCGTGTGGATCAAGCAAAGAAGAGGACGCAACTCCAAATGGACGGCTGCATCATGATTTACAAATTCCATAATCTAACAAAAGTAATACATTCATAATGAACACAACACGTGAAAAACATGGATCATCAAATCCTAAAAAAAAGAAGCTACAGATGAACTGAGGAATCCTTTGATCAACACTCGCAGATGATTAGAATCAAATAAAATGTGGGTGATATATTCAAATTGATGAACAAAAGGCTAAATATATCTATGTTTGAATCAAAGAAGACGACCTTATTTCTCTGTAAATTGTATTGGTGTCGTAAGGTCTTGCAAAAATTCTTAAACCTAAAGGCATAATTCTTGTGACTTAGCAGTAGATACATAACAGACTCACAATGAAATCATTGACCATATGATTGATACAAATAAAAGGTGTGTGATATATGGGGTTTGGTTCTTTAAGGGTTTCATGATTCTGTATTTAGCTTTGAAGCATTCAAACAGATTCAAGAGGAAACTGGGTGGATTATGCAACGTAGAGAAGTTAGAATCTGACTTGACTTTACTCGTATAAACACCTAATGCAGTATTACCCATACCCAGTTAGTGTTCCCAAATGGGTCAAATCCCAAGTTCTAGTTTCCGCactatttgaaatatttatagCCCATCCTTCACATCTTCTTCACTTAAATTGACGTGAATTCAACCAAAACTTTTAGTATCACCTAATTCTCAAAGGCTTATTGAACAGTAAAGTACGCTTAAACAATTCAATTTTACCTTGTACAGGCTCCATTGAGTCTCCTCACCCACTTTGTATGAAAGAGGATTGTCACTACAAAAGGCAAGTTTAGCCGTTGATATGTACAAAGTTCCCATCACTGGACCAGCTGATGTGGACAAGTAACATGCATATGCCTTATGAAGTTTCTCTTCAGGTGTATTCTCAAAAGTCTGACGGAAGATTTTCTCATAACCACCTTCGGCGAGAACTTTCGTACCCTGAGCTATTCTACCCACGGCAGCATCAGCAAAGCTAGGCCCTGTTTTCACTGGTTTAAAACAAAATGTTTTGGTTAACAGAAGCAGGTGAAATGTTTGAAAAACAGCGataaaaaatgtttatttcGCAATCACTATCCCAGACATTTAGTTCCAAATGAAGATGTGCAGGAATTGCTTATACCATAGTACCAGATAAAAGGTAATCCTTAATTCAAGTTCAGGCAATAAAAAGAACGCAATTCATTCAGTAGAATGTCACAACACATAAAACAGCAGAGCATATAATGAAAATGAAACATAAGAGAAATAGTTCCAAGAAATCCCTAATGCCAGAAGTCTTAGCAGAACAATTGTAGATTTTCAAAGATCTGTGTTCAAATGAACTTGACATATTATTGCAATCAAGTTGGGGATACGATATCGTATGTTACCAGATTATTAAAATCTCATCTTAACCATCTACAAGTTCATCTTGGAAAATAAAGTTAAACTCAAATTAATCAATAGTGATGAGAAGCTAAAGACGCGTTGATTATTGAAAAGAATTAAGGGTTTACAGTGTTGCCACATATTCCCAGCAAGATCCTCGGCCTTTTTGGTTGCCTCAACAGCTCTCTTTCCCCATCTTCCAAGCATCACCTTCACGGAATCCATTGTATCTGATCATACATCAAACATGCACATCCATTGAATATGAATTTGTATAATTCACAACGCTCGATAAATATTAACATCTAGAGAAATCAAGAGAACTTACGCTTGGAGGAAGAAGGATTTCCATGGGCTGGAGC
This genomic window contains:
- the LOC103488099 gene encoding GEM-like protein 1 gives rise to the protein MSQSQPQPHPDPSNPLPPKPSHSDHTDPNTDHRSADYSPYPKLDPSDVAPPPLPENWTTVPMGSQPQNPPPPPPQTQPNSEARAPISEGNATTLPTEANPYVSAAPAHGNPSSSKHTMDSVKVMLGRWGKRAVEATKKAEDLAGNMWQHLKTGPSFADAAVGRIAQGTKVLAEGGYEKIFRQTFENTPEEKLHKAYACYLSTSAGPVMGTLYISTAKLAFCSDNPLSYKVGEETQWSLYKVVIPLHHLKAVNPSTSKAKPAEKFIQVISIDNHEFWFMGFVSYDSAVKTLQEALHPNNPLSA